In a genomic window of Diorhabda carinulata isolate Delta chromosome 8, icDioCari1.1, whole genome shotgun sequence:
- the LOC130896918 gene encoding uncharacterized protein LOC130896918, which translates to MSLSPWLKSPFTDLTGSLVNHQWYGECANLELKVLDCLEAYGLDRGLKKCDLLIEDFRECSLRTKQFKRMKAMRYERHRQYFNGERTKEKKYAKAPTYDSY; encoded by the coding sequence ATGTCCTTATCACCTTGGTTAAAATCGCCTTTTACTGATTTAACAGGATCTCTTGTTAATCATCAATGGTATGGAGAATGTGCCAATCTCGAATTAAAAGTTTTGGATTGTTTGGAAGCTTACGGTCTGGATAGAGGTTTAAAGAAATGCGATTTACTTATTGAAGATTTTAGAGAATGCTCCTTGAGAACCAAGCAATTTAAGCGGATGAAAGCTATGAGGTACGAACGGCATCGACAATATTTTAATGGCGAaagaaccaaagaaaaaaaatatgccAAAGCACCCACTTACGATAGttattga